One Pseudomonas brassicacearum genomic region harbors:
- a CDS encoding 3-oxoacyl-[acyl-carrier-protein] synthase III C-terminal domain-containing protein has product MNIASLATYIPPTRVHIDQIVAHRGGSPSEARTFTQLFGMREASTLANEESAEGCFQAALQQLGESLDDGEKIDALILVQGLPARSSRQSVNLSALRQQSRFVTADASLLTLNQQNCATVFWGLRLAERLLASGKHRCAALLVGDTLADFDLAERYIPGCTLIGDAFVAALLKPGGGQRRVTGIQCFYHPGFWQGLDGSREDTKRFYQSHNHLVAHALGHYPEDLRKHAWLLPHNINRLSWQTWLRLPDNRQQQVATDLLSQCGHCFSADPLLLLDRYSPQETGRPALLLSVGLGGWVGCAAITSDTLAEAAHAQ; this is encoded by the coding sequence ATGAACATCGCTTCGCTGGCTACTTATATTCCACCCACCAGGGTGCACATCGACCAAATCGTCGCTCACCGTGGCGGAAGTCCGTCGGAGGCCCGTACATTTACCCAGCTGTTCGGTATGCGGGAGGCATCAACCCTGGCAAATGAAGAAAGCGCCGAAGGCTGTTTTCAGGCCGCCCTGCAACAATTGGGTGAAAGCCTGGATGACGGCGAGAAAATTGACGCGCTCATACTGGTCCAGGGCCTGCCCGCTCGATCCTCGCGCCAAAGCGTCAACCTGTCGGCCCTGCGTCAACAGTCACGCTTTGTCACGGCGGACGCGTCCCTGCTGACCCTCAATCAACAGAACTGCGCCACTGTCTTCTGGGGATTACGCCTGGCCGAACGATTGCTGGCGAGCGGCAAGCACCGCTGCGCAGCGCTGCTGGTGGGCGACACACTGGCCGACTTCGATCTGGCCGAGCGCTACATCCCAGGCTGCACATTAATCGGCGACGCCTTCGTGGCCGCGCTGCTCAAGCCCGGTGGCGGTCAACGCAGGGTGACGGGCATCCAATGCTTCTATCATCCCGGGTTCTGGCAAGGGCTGGATGGCAGCCGTGAGGACACCAAGCGCTTCTACCAGTCCCACAACCACCTGGTTGCGCATGCGCTGGGACACTACCCCGAGGACCTGCGCAAGCATGCCTGGCTGCTACCGCACAATATCAATCGCCTCAGTTGGCAGACCTGGCTGCGCCTTCCAGACAACCGCCAGCAACAGGTCGCCACGGACCTGCTGAGCCAGTGCGGGCATTGCTTTAGTGCGGATCCCCTGCTCCTGCTCGATCGCTATTCTCCTCAAGAGACCGGACGCCCTGCCCTGCTGCTGTCGGTGGGCCTGGGCGGCTGGGTAGGCTGCGCCGCCATCACTTCAGACACCTTGGCGGAGGCAGCCCATGCCCAATAA
- a CDS encoding cytochrome P450: protein MPNNPSAIATVKPSAAKYAQLGFLKIAESACRQHGDKVWIGEEEHAVLLLAGARHLRFFLENESSFHKELDNGASVRRLLLGQSLITAREGEEWHLARKLTTPLVNPKSALLKQGTRLSAQWLVDTLHDPEKNSMQEICLQWALMCVAQGFVGSRLGYQQLDELINHFRRIYLQLIVAEPNEDYAVLSQHPALIAFRETLESMIGPLVTGVDAGDRDVDMLVRFCQALDVSAHPQERERAISLLLGNLVASVDNTGIALLWCLAHLSQHPHYQDQVREESCQGKRDMAIAIVKESLRITPVTAFFERGTLDPLEIDGVGIPAGTKVLFSPWLVHRNAVYWPEPLSFRPERFLEGRKIPREHFVPFSMGKRNCVGMALALDQLTTAVEALCSHCRFSLAPSTTPAALTPLYGLNVMPRGPICFTIESVDRVSQHECIA from the coding sequence ATGCCCAATAACCCCAGCGCTATTGCGACCGTCAAACCGTCCGCCGCCAAGTATGCGCAGCTGGGCTTCCTGAAAATTGCTGAAAGTGCCTGTCGCCAGCACGGGGATAAAGTCTGGATAGGTGAGGAAGAGCATGCCGTATTGCTGCTGGCCGGCGCTCGACATCTGCGGTTCTTTCTCGAGAATGAAAGCAGCTTTCACAAGGAACTCGACAATGGCGCTTCAGTCAGGCGCTTACTGCTGGGCCAATCGCTGATCACCGCGCGTGAAGGTGAAGAGTGGCACCTGGCTAGAAAGCTGACGACACCGCTGGTCAATCCAAAATCAGCACTGCTGAAACAGGGCACTCGACTCTCCGCCCAGTGGCTGGTCGACACGCTCCACGACCCGGAAAAAAACTCAATGCAGGAAATCTGCCTGCAATGGGCGCTGATGTGCGTCGCACAAGGCTTCGTCGGCTCCAGGCTTGGCTATCAACAGCTTGATGAGCTGATCAATCACTTCCGCCGGATCTACCTGCAACTGATTGTCGCTGAGCCGAACGAAGATTACGCCGTGTTAAGCCAGCACCCCGCCCTCATCGCGTTCCGTGAGACGCTTGAGTCGATGATCGGACCGTTGGTGACGGGCGTGGATGCGGGGGATAGGGATGTCGACATGTTGGTGCGCTTTTGCCAGGCGCTGGATGTCAGCGCCCACCCTCAGGAACGCGAACGGGCGATCAGCCTGTTGCTGGGTAACCTGGTCGCCAGCGTGGATAACACCGGTATCGCGCTGTTGTGGTGCCTGGCTCACCTGTCACAGCATCCCCATTATCAGGATCAGGTCCGGGAAGAATCCTGCCAGGGCAAGCGCGACATGGCCATCGCCATCGTTAAGGAGTCGCTGCGTATCACGCCGGTGACGGCCTTCTTCGAGCGCGGCACCCTGGACCCACTGGAGATCGACGGTGTGGGAATTCCGGCCGGCACCAAAGTGCTGTTTTCCCCCTGGTTGGTGCATCGCAATGCTGTCTATTGGCCCGAACCCCTGAGCTTCAGGCCCGAGCGCTTTCTTGAAGGCCGGAAAATTCCACGAGAGCACTTTGTGCCCTTCAGCATGGGTAAGCGCAACTGCGTGGGCATGGCACTCGCGCTCGACCAACTCACGACGGCCGTCGAAGCACTGTGCAGCCATTGTCGTTTCTCCCTGGCGCCGTCGACCACTCCCGCGGCACTCACGCCGCTGTATGGGCTGAATGTAATGCCAAGAGGGCCCATTTGCTTCACCATCGAATCCGTTGACAGGGTCAGCCAGCATGAATGCATCGCCTAA
- a CDS encoding MupA/Atu3671 family FMN-dependent luciferase-like monooxygenase — protein sequence MNASPNVAGDAIPQLSVFCFSDVARDSFAEKYEQLLSTARLADELNFHAIWTPERHFHTFGGMFPNPSVISAALAASTRRIAIRAGSVVLPLHDPLRVAEEWALVDNLSRGRVGVAFSAGWQRNDFVLNAQNYRQRHELLFSSLEQVQSLWRGESVTRHDLSLPGNPEPVTLKTWPPAYQDTIGVWITTGSNPLLFSEAGKRGLNVLTHLIAQTREQLQENCVSYRLARQAAGLDPAAGKITLMMHTQAGEDRQALQPRLRPALTGYLQAFMQLSENLHEPSTLTQEAVDKRRAYALKLGVEKYLSHYGLFGSAAECLEQLRQLKREGIDEVAGLVDFGMSQDSVETTLRTLATLL from the coding sequence ATGAATGCATCGCCTAACGTGGCGGGAGATGCCATCCCGCAACTCAGTGTGTTTTGTTTTTCGGACGTGGCCCGAGACAGCTTTGCCGAAAAGTATGAACAGTTACTGAGTACCGCCAGGCTGGCGGATGAACTCAACTTTCACGCGATCTGGACGCCGGAGCGTCATTTCCACACGTTCGGTGGGATGTTTCCCAATCCTTCCGTCATCAGCGCCGCACTGGCCGCCAGCACCCGGCGCATAGCGATCCGAGCAGGCAGCGTGGTACTCCCCTTGCACGATCCGCTGCGCGTCGCTGAAGAATGGGCGCTGGTGGATAATCTTTCTCGTGGCCGGGTCGGCGTCGCGTTCTCTGCGGGCTGGCAACGTAACGATTTTGTGCTCAACGCGCAGAATTACCGCCAACGTCATGAGCTGCTGTTTTCGTCCTTGGAGCAGGTCCAGTCGTTGTGGCGCGGTGAATCCGTGACACGCCACGATCTCTCCCTGCCAGGAAATCCGGAGCCGGTGACATTAAAAACCTGGCCACCCGCCTATCAAGACACAATTGGCGTTTGGATCACGACGGGGAGCAATCCCTTGTTATTCAGCGAGGCTGGAAAACGCGGCCTGAACGTGTTGACCCATTTGATCGCGCAAACCCGTGAACAATTGCAGGAAAACTGCGTCAGCTATCGCCTTGCACGCCAGGCTGCCGGGTTGGACCCTGCGGCCGGCAAAATCACGCTGATGATGCATACCCAGGCTGGAGAGGACCGGCAAGCGCTGCAGCCACGTTTACGGCCGGCCCTCACCGGCTACCTGCAAGCGTTCATGCAGTTGTCTGAAAACCTCCATGAACCCTCTACGCTGACTCAGGAGGCCGTTGATAAGAGGCGGGCCTACGCACTCAAGCTGGGCGTGGAAAAGTACCTCAGCCACTACGGTTTGTTTGGCTCTGCCGCAGAGTGCCTGGAGCAATTGAGGCAGCTCAAGCGTGAGGGCATCGATGAAGTGGCAGGGTTAGTGGACTTTGGCATGTCTCAGGACAGCGTGGAAACAACGCTGCGTACACTCGCGACATTACTGTGA
- a CDS encoding GIN domain-containing protein, which produces MKMVLALLAGATSYAASAAEKTVPLDAFNSVEVRQGINLTIKCAATSSMVVSGSADTLGKLQVTTNDKALLLVNDAAENDRLVSHTLDITLYTSAPLTGLTGKAGIKILAPACAVDRSRLAIVGSMGADIQIEGKTGELVLDLAMGGTFNKKPQPFTADVANVRMSMGAESSLCDIPKINGSLSAGARISVSPSAQVDTGATGSFASEVSTSGCS; this is translated from the coding sequence ATGAAGATGGTGCTGGCGCTGCTGGCCGGCGCGACCAGCTACGCGGCATCGGCCGCCGAAAAAACCGTTCCGCTGGACGCCTTCAACAGCGTTGAAGTCCGCCAGGGCATCAACTTGACGATCAAATGCGCGGCCACCTCGTCCATGGTGGTCTCAGGCTCTGCCGATACGTTGGGCAAGCTCCAGGTGACGACCAACGATAAGGCGTTATTGCTCGTGAATGACGCCGCGGAAAATGATCGCTTGGTCTCCCATACGCTGGATATCACGCTGTATACCAGCGCGCCGCTGACCGGACTGACAGGCAAGGCCGGGATAAAGATCCTGGCGCCTGCGTGTGCCGTCGATCGATCCAGACTGGCGATCGTCGGCAGCATGGGCGCAGACATCCAGATCGAGGGCAAGACCGGTGAGCTGGTGCTTGACCTGGCAATGGGCGGCACCTTCAACAAAAAGCCGCAACCCTTTACCGCGGATGTGGCCAATGTGCGCATGAGCATGGGAGCGGAATCGTCCCTGTGCGACATTCCGAAGATCAATGGCAGCCTGTCTGCCGGCGCACGGATATCGGTCAGCCCATCGGCTCAGGTCGATACCGGTGCCACGGGCAGCTTCGCCAGCGAAGTTTCAACCTCAGGTTGTTCGTGA
- a CDS encoding 4'-phosphopantetheinyl transferase family protein, with amino-acid sequence MSRPVAKSPSIYRCNLLPELIDGQGVCLLRNFNDALPLMTVRQQAQRWMHQVLAAYLAIPVDQVRIARTATGKPWLPEHTWLRFNLSHSAHSAAIALCREHEVGVDLERVSGKVSVKKAIAQRFFHPDEQRWLALDEANYLTRFTQLWSIKEAWLKARGTGLTQPLGSFSVIPQAGTSGTARVIVELPASSGQIHYCQVQGDGRFCLAYGAIVGPQQPSVQWQLHCS; translated from the coding sequence ATGAGCAGACCGGTTGCAAAGTCACCATCAATTTACCGCTGCAATCTCCTGCCTGAGTTGATCGACGGCCAGGGTGTCTGCCTGCTGCGCAACTTCAACGATGCGCTGCCGCTCATGACGGTTCGCCAACAGGCGCAACGCTGGATGCATCAGGTGCTCGCGGCGTACCTGGCGATCCCGGTCGATCAAGTGCGCATCGCCAGGACGGCCACCGGCAAACCGTGGCTGCCAGAACACACCTGGCTGCGCTTCAACCTGAGCCACAGCGCTCATTCGGCCGCCATCGCCTTGTGCCGGGAGCATGAGGTCGGGGTTGATCTGGAACGCGTCAGCGGAAAGGTCTCGGTAAAAAAGGCGATCGCCCAGCGCTTTTTTCACCCGGATGAGCAGCGCTGGCTGGCGCTTGACGAAGCCAATTACCTCACTCGTTTTACGCAGCTCTGGAGTATCAAGGAGGCCTGGCTGAAAGCCCGGGGTACGGGGCTGACGCAACCGCTCGGGAGTTTTTCTGTCATCCCGCAGGCGGGTACGAGCGGGACGGCACGGGTTATAGTGGAACTACCAGCCAGTAGCGGGCAGATTCATTATTGCCAGGTGCAAGGGGATGGGCGGTTTTGTCTGGCGTATGGGGCGATCGTCGGCCCGCAGCAACCGTCGGTTCAATGGCAGCTACATTGCTCCTAA
- a CDS encoding sensor histidine kinase — protein MRKFFQSFEVRHLLLCSLAPIGAIVAYLLLWFFPDQSVYLKFFTLFVLCVTTVYFCYHFFQQLIYKINVISNLLEAVEQEDFSLRGVTNGAGAFEGVIEQINDISCQLSRHRQQQREMDFLLQKVISNITVAIYALDGSHRLIWCNDAASRMLGTSLDKLIGDTASAWQLDYLLQNANTEQPVVSDHEGRPGRYKVTSDTYMVDGVRNVLLFVSDVDDMLRQEEQKAWQDLLRVISHEINNSLSPIASISQMLQQHYRHHSGNLPPGFTEGIDLINRRARELIAFISSYRQLSKLAPALKERVDLTALVEELPLLFSHRVITLSGPRPLMAHVDRVQIHQLLINLIKNADESMGSSTDSIDIEWAEEKGRLLITVLDRGVGLTNPKNLFVPFYTTKPNGTGIGLILCRQIAESHGGYLSLENRHEQTGCKVTINLPLQSPA, from the coding sequence ATGCGTAAGTTTTTTCAGTCATTTGAAGTACGCCACCTGTTGCTGTGCAGCCTGGCACCGATCGGCGCCATCGTTGCCTACCTGCTGCTTTGGTTTTTTCCGGACCAGTCCGTTTACCTCAAGTTTTTCACCCTGTTCGTGCTGTGTGTGACGACGGTGTATTTCTGTTATCACTTTTTTCAGCAGTTGATCTACAAAATCAACGTCATCTCCAATTTGCTGGAGGCGGTGGAGCAGGAAGATTTCAGCCTGCGTGGGGTGACCAACGGGGCGGGGGCTTTCGAGGGTGTCATTGAGCAGATCAATGACATTTCCTGCCAGTTGTCGCGCCACCGCCAACAGCAGCGGGAGATGGATTTCCTGCTGCAGAAGGTGATCTCCAACATCACGGTTGCCATCTATGCCCTCGACGGCAGTCATCGGCTGATCTGGTGCAATGATGCGGCCTCGCGGATGCTCGGCACCTCATTGGATAAGTTGATTGGCGATACGGCCAGCGCCTGGCAACTGGACTATCTTTTGCAAAATGCCAATACGGAGCAGCCCGTCGTGTCCGATCATGAGGGGCGGCCGGGCCGGTACAAAGTGACCAGTGACACCTACATGGTGGACGGTGTGCGGAACGTGTTGTTGTTTGTCAGTGATGTCGACGACATGTTGCGTCAGGAGGAGCAGAAAGCCTGGCAGGATCTGCTCCGCGTGATAAGCCACGAAATCAACAACTCCCTCAGCCCGATCGCCTCCATCAGTCAAATGCTGCAACAGCACTATCGGCACCATTCAGGCAACCTGCCTCCGGGGTTTACCGAGGGCATCGATCTGATTAACCGGCGGGCCCGCGAACTGATCGCCTTCATCAGCAGCTACCGGCAGTTGAGCAAGCTGGCGCCGGCGCTGAAGGAACGGGTGGATTTGACGGCCCTGGTGGAGGAGCTGCCGCTGTTGTTTTCCCACCGTGTGATTACCCTGAGCGGACCGCGTCCGTTGATGGCTCACGTCGACCGGGTACAGATTCACCAGTTATTGATCAACCTGATCAAGAACGCCGATGAGTCTATGGGCAGTAGTACCGACAGTATCGATATCGAGTGGGCCGAGGAGAAAGGGCGCTTACTGATCACTGTCCTCGATCGCGGCGTGGGGCTGACGAATCCGAAGAATCTGTTCGTGCCTTTCTACACCACCAAACCCAATGGCACCGGCATCGGCCTGATCCTGTGCCGGCAAATTGCCGAAAGCCATGGTGGTTACTTGTCCCTGGAAAATCGCCATGAGCAGACCGGTTGCAAAGTCACCATCAATTTACCGCTGCAATCTCCTGCCTGA
- a CDS encoding sigma-54-dependent transcriptional regulator: MNDKKHILVIDDDTGILTSLDILLRMQGYDVTLETQADRLLAHLSAKPVDLVLMDMNFQKDTTSGMEGLQLLAEMKKFDDCLPAVAMTGWGSVDIIVNAMRGGAADFIQKPWDNERLLSIVQQQISMSQARRSGNCLREENKLLKLALEDDMDSQWVVRSPAMKRLISLVEKVAGTDTSVLILGENGTGKSLLARYIHQISSRAEHSIVEVNMGCINEQLFESEMFGHVKGAFTDARENRIGRFELADKGTLFLDEIGNLPLTQQVKLLRVLEERKFERVGSSRTQTTQCRIIAATNSDLDKAVAEGRFRQDLLYRMNLIQIQLPPLRERLEDIEPLTERFLIRFARKYNKPRPALLPRARQALLDYSWPGNIRELSHLLERAVLLCRANVIDVEDLCLPSSVSSRSEVRPANESSLGLTDACTLAEAEETLLLQRLRQYDGNAVKAAESLGLSRSAFYRRLEKLKICHA, translated from the coding sequence ATGAACGATAAGAAACATATCCTTGTTATTGACGATGACACGGGAATCCTGACCAGTCTCGATATCTTATTGCGCATGCAAGGGTACGACGTGACTCTGGAAACCCAAGCCGATCGCCTGCTTGCGCATTTGTCCGCGAAGCCTGTCGATCTGGTGTTGATGGACATGAACTTTCAGAAAGACACCACGTCAGGCATGGAAGGCCTGCAGTTGCTCGCCGAGATGAAGAAGTTCGATGATTGCCTGCCGGCTGTTGCGATGACGGGGTGGGGAAGTGTCGACATCATCGTCAATGCCATGCGAGGGGGGGCAGCCGATTTCATTCAAAAGCCTTGGGATAACGAGCGCCTGCTGAGCATCGTTCAGCAACAGATTTCGATGAGCCAGGCGCGTCGTTCAGGTAATTGCCTGCGGGAAGAAAACAAGCTGCTCAAGCTGGCACTCGAAGATGACATGGACAGCCAATGGGTAGTCCGCTCGCCGGCGATGAAGCGCTTGATCAGCCTGGTGGAAAAGGTGGCGGGCACTGACACCAGCGTTCTGATCCTGGGAGAAAACGGCACCGGTAAAAGCCTGCTGGCGCGCTACATCCACCAGATTTCCTCGCGTGCCGAACACAGCATCGTCGAAGTGAACATGGGGTGTATCAACGAGCAGTTATTTGAAAGCGAGATGTTTGGCCACGTAAAAGGCGCCTTTACCGACGCGCGGGAGAACCGTATCGGTCGCTTCGAACTGGCAGACAAGGGAACGCTGTTCCTCGATGAAATCGGTAACTTGCCCCTGACACAGCAGGTGAAATTACTACGGGTGCTGGAAGAGCGGAAATTTGAGCGTGTCGGGTCTTCGCGCACCCAGACCACCCAATGCAGGATCATCGCCGCCACCAACTCTGACCTGGACAAGGCCGTGGCGGAGGGGCGGTTCCGTCAGGACCTGCTTTATCGCATGAACCTGATTCAAATCCAACTGCCGCCGCTTCGCGAACGGCTGGAAGATATCGAGCCGCTGACTGAACGCTTCCTGATACGTTTTGCGCGTAAATACAACAAGCCCCGGCCAGCATTGTTACCGCGGGCGCGCCAGGCGCTGTTGGATTATTCATGGCCCGGGAATATCCGGGAGCTGAGTCATTTGTTGGAACGCGCTGTGTTGCTGTGTCGCGCCAATGTGATTGACGTCGAAGACCTCTGTCTGCCGTCTTCGGTGTCATCGCGCAGCGAAGTGCGTCCGGCCAATGAATCGTCGCTGGGGTTGACGGACGCGTGCACCCTGGCCGAAGCCGAAGAAACCTTACTGCTACAGCGCCTGCGTCAGTATGACGGCAATGCGGTCAAGGCCGCGGAATCACTGGGGCTCAGTCGCAGCGCTTTTTATCGCCGGCTCGAAAAACTAAAAATCTGTCATGCGTAA
- a CDS encoding ABC transporter permease, whose protein sequence is MLFDIRYALRLLLKSPGFTFVTVLIMSCGLALTLYMFSVINTIMFTALPYPDGERMVLINPTVNGVSLSDSGLNFMDYSDLKARSTQFEDMGYFYAERADISDGSKAVSYMAIRNTAELFSYTAVQPFRGRLLNQEDVQAGAEPVAVISYAMWQNYFASDEQLIGRDIRINGIHTRIVGIMPQNFAFPFFHDLWLPSQLVPLQYLERKGAPEVSVYARLKPGVSLEEANRDLNRVMQSLASEYPESNKGLSAQALTFQENFMGEETTPIFIVMLFAVCFVLLLACCNVGNLLLARTTERAKEIAIRVALGSPAGRLVLQMMLESLFICLLSGVVAVLLAAWGLEVTNSILPGFVPNKIPFWWQLSLDNVLVLNALFLVIITAVLTSALPAWKIVRGNFNEVLRDGTRGAQSRGAGRVSRILVIVEVGLSCSILCISALFALLVYQATRADYGVDTHDYLTAQIHLNANNYPDDESRILFYQRLQDAVATIPGVESAALTTSAVGQFTVPRQVEVDASTNNRNERWSYPMVNDVQVMPGSLSAMGITPKAGREFVHGDTQDSQQVVVVSQSFAEQFWPGERDVIGKRLRFRDTDDQRWYTVVGVVPSVIHGRPFSAFRHRTTVYRSLEQQSAPSLMLVLRSQHAETIGPGLVTAVRQVDSDLSVNQIQTLGERLARNTAGLHFIANLFMLFGLVAMILAATGIYAVMCNLINQRTQEIGLRMAMGATESNLLRMLMIQGGKQLLTGLIIGLPLAFFVAPKLTHVLGDGNTPFVLLFWMVALMITLVVALAVWLPSRRATNMSPADAIRYE, encoded by the coding sequence ATGCTTTTCGATATTCGCTATGCCTTGCGCCTGCTCCTGAAAAGCCCCGGCTTCACGTTTGTGACCGTGCTGATCATGTCCTGCGGCCTGGCACTGACCCTATATATGTTTTCAGTGATCAATACCATCATGTTCACCGCGCTTCCTTATCCTGATGGGGAACGCATGGTGTTGATCAATCCGACCGTAAACGGGGTCAGCCTGAGTGATTCCGGGCTGAACTTCATGGACTACAGCGATCTCAAGGCGCGCTCCACCCAGTTCGAGGATATGGGCTATTTCTATGCCGAGCGCGCGGATATCAGTGATGGCAGCAAGGCTGTTTCATACATGGCCATCAGGAACACCGCAGAGCTGTTTTCCTATACCGCTGTTCAACCATTTCGAGGACGTTTGCTCAATCAAGAGGACGTTCAGGCCGGGGCTGAGCCTGTCGCGGTGATCAGCTATGCCATGTGGCAAAACTACTTCGCTTCCGATGAACAACTGATTGGCCGCGATATCAGGATCAATGGCATACATACCCGCATCGTCGGCATCATGCCGCAAAATTTTGCCTTTCCCTTCTTCCATGACCTGTGGTTGCCTTCCCAGCTTGTTCCTTTGCAGTACCTGGAGCGCAAAGGTGCGCCGGAAGTGTCGGTGTACGCACGTTTGAAGCCCGGTGTGAGCCTTGAGGAGGCCAACCGCGACCTCAACAGAGTGATGCAATCATTGGCGTCGGAGTACCCGGAAAGCAATAAAGGGCTTTCCGCCCAGGCACTGACGTTCCAGGAAAACTTCATGGGTGAAGAGACCACGCCAATCTTCATCGTGATGCTGTTCGCCGTTTGCTTTGTGCTGCTGCTGGCTTGCTGCAATGTTGGAAACTTATTGCTGGCCAGGACGACCGAGCGAGCCAAAGAGATCGCCATCCGGGTCGCGCTGGGGTCTCCCGCAGGGCGTCTGGTCCTGCAAATGATGCTGGAGAGCTTGTTTATCTGTTTGCTGTCCGGTGTCGTGGCAGTCCTGCTGGCTGCGTGGGGGCTGGAGGTCACCAATTCGATATTGCCGGGTTTCGTGCCGAATAAGATTCCTTTCTGGTGGCAGCTGTCACTCGATAATGTGTTGGTCCTCAACGCGCTTTTCCTGGTAATTATCACGGCTGTACTCACCAGTGCATTACCGGCCTGGAAAATTGTCCGTGGCAACTTCAATGAGGTATTGCGAGATGGCACCCGTGGTGCGCAGAGCCGTGGCGCAGGTCGGGTTTCCCGGATCCTGGTGATCGTCGAAGTAGGGCTCTCTTGCTCCATCCTCTGTATCAGTGCGCTGTTCGCACTCTTGGTCTACCAGGCGACCCGCGCTGATTACGGTGTCGACACCCATGACTACCTGACCGCGCAAATCCACCTCAACGCGAACAATTACCCTGATGATGAAAGCCGTATCCTGTTCTACCAGCGCTTGCAGGACGCTGTCGCGACGATCCCCGGTGTTGAAAGCGCGGCGTTGACCACCAGTGCCGTGGGACAGTTCACCGTACCGCGCCAGGTAGAAGTCGACGCATCGACCAACAACAGGAACGAGCGCTGGTCCTACCCGATGGTCAACGATGTGCAGGTGATGCCGGGGAGCTTGTCGGCGATGGGGATTACGCCCAAGGCGGGACGGGAGTTTGTCCACGGGGATACCCAGGACTCACAACAGGTGGTCGTCGTCAGCCAGTCCTTTGCCGAGCAGTTCTGGCCGGGCGAGCGTGATGTGATTGGCAAGCGCCTGCGTTTTCGCGATACCGATGACCAGCGCTGGTACACCGTAGTCGGTGTGGTGCCCAGCGTTATTCATGGTCGGCCTTTCAGCGCGTTCCGCCACCGCACCACGGTGTATCGCTCTCTGGAACAGCAGTCCGCCCCCTCATTGATGCTGGTGCTGCGTTCCCAGCACGCGGAAACGATCGGGCCCGGCCTGGTCACCGCGGTTCGTCAGGTGGACAGCGATCTTTCCGTCAATCAGATCCAGACGCTGGGTGAGCGCTTGGCCCGTAATACGGCCGGCTTGCATTTTATTGCCAATCTTTTCATGTTGTTTGGCCTGGTAGCGATGATACTGGCGGCAACGGGGATTTATGCGGTGATGTGCAACTTGATCAATCAACGTACCCAGGAAATCGGCTTGCGCATGGCCATGGGGGCCACTGAAAGTAATTTGTTACGTATGCTGATGATCCAGGGCGGCAAGCAGTTATTGACCGGCCTGATCATCGGCTTGCCTCTGGCATTTTTTGTCGCGCCCAAACTGACCCATGTCCTGGGTGACGGAAACACGCCTTTTGTGCTTCTGTTCTGGATGGTGGCGCTGATGATTACACTGGTGGTGGCCCTGGCGGTCTGGCTTCCGTCCCGACGTGCGACCAATATGTCGCCCGCCGACGCGATTCGCTATGAATGA
- a CDS encoding ABC transporter ATP-binding protein, with the protein MPTDAAHAGHRNNALETVMMEPLVELTDVNKIFLTDEIETHALSKITLTISKGEYVAISGPSGCGKSTLLSVLGLLDTASSGTYQLAGQNVDNISKKQRAQVRNRDIGFIFQSFNLISDLTIEENVALPLTYRGEISKTERQQRVAEALAKVNMSHRSRHYPSQLSGGQQQRVAVARAIVGNPSILLADEPTGNLDSNNAEAVMNILDKLHEEGATICIVTHDPRSAERAQRNIVLSDGKVVGDGEQARQLSLVKEA; encoded by the coding sequence TTGCCAACTGATGCAGCTCACGCCGGCCACCGGAACAATGCCCTGGAGACAGTAATGATGGAACCTTTGGTAGAACTGACTGACGTAAACAAGATTTTCCTGACCGATGAAATCGAAACCCATGCGCTCAGCAAGATTACGCTGACCATTTCCAAGGGTGAGTACGTGGCTATATCGGGCCCCTCCGGTTGTGGGAAATCGACGCTGCTTTCAGTCCTTGGGTTGCTGGATACGGCTTCGAGCGGCACGTATCAATTGGCAGGGCAAAACGTCGACAACATTTCCAAGAAACAGCGTGCGCAGGTGCGTAACCGCGACATTGGCTTCATCTTTCAGTCGTTCAACCTCATCAGCGATCTGACGATCGAAGAAAATGTCGCGCTGCCGCTGACGTACCGCGGTGAGATTTCCAAAACCGAACGCCAACAGCGGGTGGCCGAGGCCCTGGCCAAGGTCAACATGTCCCACCGCAGTCGTCACTATCCTTCACAGCTTTCAGGCGGCCAGCAGCAGCGCGTCGCGGTCGCCCGGGCCATCGTGGGTAACCCATCCATCCTTCTCGCGGACGAACCCACCGGTAACCTCGATTCGAACAATGCAGAAGCGGTAATGAACATCCTCGACAAGTTGCATGAAGAAGGGGCCACGATCTGCATCGTGACCCACGACCCTCGTTCGGCTGAGCGTGCGCAGCGCAATATTGTCCTGTCCGACGGAAAGGTCGTTGGCGATGGAGAACAGGCGCGACAACTGTCCCTGGTGAAGGAAGCATAA